In Dermacentor andersoni chromosome 4, qqDerAnde1_hic_scaffold, whole genome shotgun sequence, the following proteins share a genomic window:
- the LOC126523457 gene encoding uncharacterized protein, giving the protein MRRGTAPGRDRITVKLLANLPDSACLHLLEYINQIWDGRPLPPDWKTSLVTFIPKPGKTVNTDNLRPISLTSCVGKLMEKMVRDRLSPYMEAKGLFADTMFGFRPHMSAQDVLLQLHRDIIRPTAMRHNDKAILALDLRGAFDNVRHGSILANLSTTDCGHKAFAYVRDFLSKRQALLKIEDEEYGPYTMGTRGTPQGAVLSPLLFNIAMMQLPQQLARVEGIQHALYADDITIWTTEGSVGEMEDRLQRAASIVDSYAIHCGLQCAPAKSELLHIKTNPKDNTSLRLFLMGGPIREVEEIRILGLFVHHRLSPESTIDKLKRIGEQVGRMIHRVSNKRGGLRGRDALRLAHAFVTSRILYSVPYLRTTKKHDERIDAIIRKVTKRALDLPVATCNAKLLALGVLNSYQELKEAHLVNQYTRLSQTVSGRHLLDRLHIQHECIPEDTCRLPELWRHKLWVPPLPRNMDTQTHEGRRKARARALEHQYGLKQGVYYVDVAGPSPTGFYTAAVVHQDQRVNGLSYRAFNSAQAEEVAIALAASDPNSKVIITDSRRACEHYLAGEVSPLAYRILQRAVRESDPSPKRIIWTPGHQGLRGNEAADAAARALTHRAPQPDSSGSEIRQPLLRFREILADYCERHRLFPVPAKGLSKADERTLRRLQTNTLLCPAIAKHFDPKVDGRCPHCGEVSDNFHMVWACQMNPSLPPNPSPTREAWEAALLNCSALESQRALVQRARVAASSSGVPD; this is encoded by the coding sequence ATGCGCAGAGGTACGGCTCCGGGCCGTGATCGCATAACAGTGAAACTATTGGCGAATCTTCCGGACTCGGCCTGCCTTCACTTGCTAGAGTACATTAATCAGATCTGGGACGGGCGTCCACTCCCTCCTGATTGGAAGACCTCCTTGGTCACTTTCATCCCTAAGCCAGGCAAGACCGTAAATACCGACAACTTAAGGCCCATCTCACTGACTTCGTGTGTGGGCAAACTTATGGAGAAGATGGTTCGCGATCGCCTCTCTCCGTACATGGAGGCTAAGGGCCTCTTTGCAGACACTATGTTTGGTTTCCGCCCGCATATGTCTGCACAGGACGTCCTCCTCCAACTACATCGCGACATAATACGACCCACAGCCATGCGCCACAACGACAAGGCCATCCTTGCCCTCGATCTTAggggggcctttgacaacgttcgTCACGGCAGCATCCTGGCAAACCTGAGCACCACGGATTGCGGGCACAAGGCATTCGCCTACGTCAGAGATTTCCTCTCGAAGCGTCAGGCCCTCCTTAAGATCGAGGACGAGGAATATGGCCCATACACCATGGGCACACGGGGCACTCCCCAAGGAGCGGTCTTGTCGCCACTCCTTTTCAACATTGCCATGATGCAGCTTCCACAACAACTGGCCCGGGTGGAAGGCATCCAACACGCACTTTACGCGGATGACATAACAATTTGGACTACCGAAGGGAGCGTTGGGGAAATGGAGGACCGCCTCCAGCGGGCCGCCTCCATCGTCGATAGCTATGCTATCCACTGTGGTCTCCAATGCGCTCCTGCGAAATCGGAACTTCTTCACATTAAAACCAATCCCAAAGACAACACGAGTTTGCGTCTCTTTCTGATGGGAGGTCCTATTAGAGAGGTCGAGGAGATCCGGATCCTGGGTCTGTTCGTCCATCACAGACTCAGCCCGGAATCCACTATCGACAAACTCAAACGCATAGGCGAACAGGTCGGACGTATGATCCACCGCGTTTCCAACAAACGCGGCGGGTTGCGGGGCAGGGACGCGCTTCGGCTCGCCCATGCCTTCGTAACCAGCAGGATCCTATACTCCGTACCCTACCTTCGAACTACAAAGAAACACGATGAACgcatcgacgccatcataaggaaGGTTACAAAGCGAGCTTTGGACCTCCCGGTGGCTACCTGCAACGCTAAGTTGTTGGCTCTAGGTGTGCTTAACTCCTACCAAGAGTTAAAGGAAGCCCACCTTGTGAACCAATACACGCGACTCTCGCAGACGGTGTCCGGGCGCCACTTGCTAGACCGCTTGCACATACAACACGAGTGCATTCCAGAGGACACATGCAGGCTTCCGGAGCTCTGGCGTCACAAGCTCTGGGTCCCTCCACTCCCGCGCAACATGGACACGCAGACACATGAAGGCAGACGAAAGGCGCGCGCTCGGGCTCTCGAACACCAATATGGATTAAAGCAAGGTGTATACTACGTTGATGTGGCAGGGCCGTCGCCCACTGGATTCTACACGGCTGCCGTAGTTCACCAGGACCAACGAGTTAACGGACTTTCCTACCGCGCTTTCAACTCCGCGCAGGCCGAGGAGGTTGCTATAGCACTTGCCGCCTCGGACCCGAATTCGAAGGTAATCATCACAGATTCGCGCAGAGCCTGTGAGCACTACCTGGCCGGCGAGGTATCACCTTTAGCCTACCGCATTTTACAGCGAGCCGTGAGGGAATCGGACCCCTCACCCAAACGCATTATTTGGACTCCGGGCCACCAGGGCCTTAGAGGTAACGAGGCTGCGGACGCGGCCGCCCGAGCGCTTACCCACCGGGCACCTCAACCAGACTCTTCCGGCTCAGAGATTAGACAACCGCTTCTGCGGTTCAGGGAAATTCTGGCAGACTATTGCGAACGTCATCGGCTTTTCCCGGTCCCTGCTAAGGGCCTGAGTAAGGCCGATGAACGAACACTGCGGCGCCTGCAGACAAACACCCTGTTGTGTCCTGCAATAGCAAAACATTTTGACCCAAAAGTTGATGGGCGATGCCCTCACTGTGGGGAAGTCTCCGATAACtttcacatggtgtgggcatgtcaGATGAATCCGTCCCTTCCCCCCAACCCTTCCCCCACTAGAGAGGCATGGGAGGCAGCCCTACTCAATTGCTCGGCGCTGGAGTCCCAAAGGGCTCTAGTCCAACGGGCGCGGGTAGCAGCTTCGTCCAGTGGGGTCCCAGACTAA